In Ignavibacteria bacterium, the sequence GAAGATGAAGATGTAATGCAGCACCTGCTGCTGGATGATGAGTACGGCAATTACTTTCTTGATACCGATAAATATATCAACTGGGATCTTCATACAGATCTCTCGATGGAGTATCATTTAATTCATTTCCTTTACAAGGTTTCACAGGTCTTCCGCCAGAAAACATTCTACTCCACCCAAAAGGACAGAAACAGAAACGCGGCATTCCACCTGGAAGAGTGTATGGACCTGAAGAAGCTTTACAGCACGGTTAAAAGCTCTGAGATAAAGAACAAAGAGCTGATATGCCATTACCTTACTCTTGTGATTATGAACTCCACAAAAGATAAACAGCTGTATGAAGAAATAAAGACTTACATATTTTCAAATAAGCAGATAAACAGCACCAGGAGCATTTACATAGGCTATATATATATGCTTGATCTCCTTTCGGATGTACTTAAAAATACAACAGGCGAAGAACGAAGATATTACCTTAAGGAAAAGAACCTTGTTTATAAAAAAATCGAAAACGTATATTTTGCAACAGGCAAAGTAAAAATGCTTTTTGTTTTTTTCAGGAACTTCATTCTTTCAGGAATAAACACCGGAGACCTTAAATGGAGCGAATATGTATTCAATAAATATATCCGGGATGTAAGGGAAAAAGGAAATGAATCGGTTGGCAAATATTACGAGTCACTGATACTTTTCCATAAAGGAAAATTTGAAGAAGCACTCCAGAAGCTTTCGCTGCTTAAGTCAGAAAAATTCCAGATGGATAAGAACCTATATTTTTATGATATAAGAATATTAAGGCTGATGCTTTATTATGAGCTTAACTACCTGCAGGAAGCGTTAAGCAATGCTGATGCATTTGTGCATATGCTGAACAAAAGCAGCAAAATGCCGGTTGCCCATAAAGCTTCCGCTTCGTATTTTGCCTCAGGATATAAAAAAATTCTCGCCTGCAGAATGGATAACAACACTTCATCCCTGCCTGCTGCCATAAAGAAGATATCCGCTGAAAGAAGCTATTACGGTAAAACCTGGCTGCTGAATAAAGCAGCGGAAATGATGAGAAGATGATAAATTTCAGGTACATTTTTAAGGAACAATAAGGATTTTGTGCAGTTAAATTAAAGCATATTTATTTTGAATATGCATATATTTGTGAAATTACGGATTAAGGAATATGGATATAGCAATCGGTATTTGTCTCGGTTTAGGGCTCGCAGCAAGCTGCGGCTTCCGCGTATTTGTGCCGCTTTTGATAAGCAACATTGCCTCATTAACAGGCATTGTGAATATCGGCGGGGGATTTGAATGGATGGGTTCATGGCCGGCGTTCGCAATATTTTTGACCGCAACTATTGCGGAAATTGGCGCCTATTACATTCCTGTGCTTGATAATGCGCTCGATACAATTTCAGTCCCGCTTGCGGCAATTGCAGGTACACTGCTTTCGGTAACATTCATAACCGATGTGCCGCCGATGGTGCAGTGGACACTTGGTATTATAGTAGGCGGCGGCTCAGCCGCAGTGATAAAAAGCGGCGCAAGCATGGCTCGTTTGAAATCAACTGCTTTCACAGCCGGGTGGGCAAACTGGCTAATAGCGACATTTGAACATATAACATCGTTCGTTATGAGTGTGCTTACTGTGTTGATACCGGTTGTAATGGGTGTAATAGCTCTTGGTGTACTTGGATACTTTGGCTGGAGGCTTAGTAAAAAGAAGAACCATGATTCAAGGATTAAAAGATGAGCATGGTTTATATTATTTTCAATGGGGGCTAAAGCCCATAATATTTATTTTCTTAATCCACGACCTAAAGGTCGTGGCAACTCAACTAACATGGTTAAAGTTAGAGAATATGGTTAGGCAATCCTTAGAATACTCAGATATATGTCGTTTCGTAAAGAAATATTTTTTTAATTTGCCCAGCTCTCCTGACTGCTCCGGCAGTTTAGAGCGGGGATTAATCTTGCCCTCAACCTGTGGGGCTTTAGTCCCAGTTTAGTTCATAAAAATAGATTATTGGGGTAAACAACTCCCCGTTGCAGAGTTATATAAATTAGCGGTATCGAATAATCCGCACATAATAAAATCCTGAAAATATCCTCCCCCTTTACAAGGGGGATTTTGAACAAATGAAAAAATTTATATTACTTCTCGTTCTGCTTCCATTGTTCGTTAACTGCTCAAAGTTAAACGAGCTTACTTCCCGCGATTCGAAGCAAAAGAAAACCGGCAATACCGTTATCACTTCCGATATAAAGCCCGGTGAAAATACATATGGTGTAATAGCAGGCGTGCTGGAGTGGAAGGACCCGGGATTTTCGCCATTCAGCAGCCGCAACAGGAAAGATAAAGAGCTGTATACGCTGCTTAAATCACAGGGTATGAAGCCCAAAAATGTAAAGCTGCTTATAGATAACGAATCAACAGTTGATGCCATGAAAACTGCTGTGCTGGATGCGCTTGAAAAAGCGCCGGAAGGTTCAGAGTTTATTTTTTATTATGCCGGTCACGGTGTAAAAGATGATGACAGCAAGATATATTTCGCAAGCTATGATATCACAACAGGGAAATATAAAAGCACGGGTTTTGATGTAAGCTGGCTTGGTGATGCTGTACGCGATAAATTCAAAGGCAGGCTTGTTTGGCTGCTGGCTGACTGCTGTTACTCGGGTGCGCTGCTTGATGAAGCGGAGAGGATAAGCTCCGTGGGTAAGAATGTAATTGTGTTAACTTCAGCGGCATCGTGTAATATATCAACTGCCAACTGGACTTTTACACAATCAATAATTGATTGCCTTTCGGGGCTGCCCTTAGCCGACAGGAACAATGACGGAATAATTTCGATCAGTGAAACCGGCACTGAGCTTGGCGATGCGATGAAATACCGCGAAAGGCAGATGTGCGGTTTTAAGCTGTTCGGGGTAGATGAAACAAGCGCATTATCAAAATCAACCGGCAAAATTGGAACCGGGAACTCAGATTTCCGTGTTGGTTCATATTTTATGGCGCCAAAAGGCAATGATTTGGCAGCAGTAAGAATATTAAATGCGGATAACAACAAAATTGAATGTGAATTCTATGATTACAGCGATAAATCCACGGAAACATTTAACAAAAGCGAGCTGCAGCCGATACACTTCGTGAGCTTTTCTAACGGTGATAAGATAAAGGTTTCATGGGAAGGCAAGTGGTATGATGCGGAAATAAAAAGATCTGAAAATGACTTCTATTATATCAAGTATGATGGCTACGAGGATTTCTGGAATGAGTGGGTTGCTTATGACAGGATCAGAACAGGGAAGGAAAAAACTGTACAGGTGGAATCAAAGGGCTCATGGTATCCCGCGGAAGTGCTTGAAGAAAAAGACGGGAAGTATTTTATCCGCTACAATAATTACAGCTATGTTTGGGATGAATGGGTTGGTAAAGAAAGAATAAAATTCTGGGCAAAGTGAAGAATCTATATATGGATCCTTCGCTACGCTCAGGATAGACATTTGAAACCAAACTACCTACCTTTACGTTAAAGAAGAAAACCAAAATCAGACCATTAAAATCGAAATTATGTCATCATTTATCAGCAATTTACGGGAAAATAACAGGCTAAGTGTAACTGTTATTCTGGCAATGTCATGCCTTTTAAGCGTATCAATTGAAGCCTTCAGGGTATACTACTCAGGCTACAATACTTATTTATTTCTGATCTGGAATTTATTCCTTGCCATTTTACCGTATGTGATAAGTACATTGTTCCTGCTGTATTATAAGAAGATAAATTCACTGCTGCTTACGGGAATAATTCTTTCAGTGTGGCTGCTGCTTTTCCCCAATGCGCCCTATATTGTAACAGATTTTTTTCACCTCGATAAAAAAGCAGGAATACCATACTGGTATGACCTTGGAATGATACTTTCATTTGCGTGGAACGGTTTGATACTTGGATTCATTTCTCTTTATGATATTCAAACCGCATTAGCCAGAAAGTATAACGCTTTTAAAGGCTGGGCGTTCGCCATATTTTCGCTGGTGCTGGGCAGCTTCGGAATATATCTCGGCAGGTATGAGCGTTTTAACAGCTGGGATGTGTTAACAAATCCGGTGGAGCTGTTTGTTGATATAGCAAACCGTTTTATTCACCCAATGCAGCATCCGCGCACAATGCTGATGACAATATTATTTTCTGTAGTCCTGATCTTTGGATATGTAACACTGGTTATGATGTTTAAGCCTGGGCGAGCAGAAAAATAAAAATATGAACTTTCCTTCAAACCACCCCAAACTGAAACAAAACAATAGATGCGGCTCCCTTAGTCCATTACACGTCATAATGATCAAAACTTCGGAAATGGGATACCCGGATACTCAATCTCCATAATCCAGGATCCTGCCAACACCGCCGCAATGCTGTGTCATATCCATGATCCTGGCTGCAGGTGTGCCGTCAATAAGAACAGTGGGGTCACCTTCTATTATGGTAAATGTATTTTGCCCGCAGCATGAGTTAGGACTTTTATGAATTCCTGTATCTCCCATCCTTGCCGCAGGCTTATTCCTTACTTTAATTGTTGGGCTGCCTGTAGTAATGGGTCCTTTAACCGTATGCGGACATCCGGTACAGCCGTGGGAATCTTCCTGGCACCTGGCAATATCTCCAACTGCGGCATACATATCACTGTTTACAACATTGAACCTGTATGTTCTTTTTATTTTACTGCCATTTATTAAACACGTCAATGTAATTTCATTCGGTCCCAAATTACTGAATACGGGATAAACATAATCACCGGATTTTGTGCAGCTTTCAAAAGTCCCGCTCCACTCAATTTTATCAGAAACATCAGCTCCGGTAATGTTATCAATACCTGAGGCTGAAAAAACCCATCCGCTATTAAACACCGAAGGGCTGTATCCTGTAACATATATAATATTAACAGAAACGGTGGAAATACTTTTAAATGCTTCGTAATTTTTATCGGTGAAACTTAACAAAGGGAACAGTAAAAGGAAGATCAATAATTTTTTCATTTAAAGCTCCTTTCGGTATATGCGGTTAATTTTCTGCAGAGAATCCCGGAAAATATATAAATTTCAAACTGATCTTTTTATGATTTTCATTAATTGCAAATATGATAAATATCCATTTAAAAACCGTAAAAATTATGTTTGAAAAACCAGGTAATCGCTTTGAACCTCTATACAGGAGAAGATATTTTAAAAATAATTTCCTGTTTTAGTACCTTAAGTATTGGATTTAATGCTTAAATGCAAATAGTTATCTTTGCCTCTTACCATAAAATTACAAACATAAATACAAATATCGCTGATGGCAGATAATAAAATCATATTTTCAATGGTAGGCGTAAGCAAAACTTTTCCACCGCAGAAACAGGTATTAAAGAACATTTACCTTTCGTTTTTTTACGGGGCTAAGATAGGTATCATCGGTCTTAACGGCTCGGGTAAATCAACCTTGCTGAAAATAATTGCAGGTGTTGAAGATAACTTTGACGGCGAAGTACATTTTACCAAGGAGTATTCCATCGGGCTGCTTGAGCAGGAGCCGTACCTTGATGAAACGAAGACCGTAAAGGAAATAATCCAGGAAGGCGCGCAGGAAATTGTTGATATATTAAAAGAGTATGAAGAAGTGAACAATAAGTTCTCGGAGCCGATGGATGATGATGAAATGACGAAGCTTATCGAAAGACAGGGCGAGCTGACTGAGCTTATAGATCACCTTAACGGGTGGGAGCTTGACGCGAAGCTTGAGCGCGCAATGGATGCGCTCCGCACACCTGAAGGTGACGCGCTTATCAAAAATTTAAGCGGCGGCGAAAAACGCCGTGTTGCATTATGCCGGTTATTATTAAAAGAGCCTGATATACTTTTACTTGACGAGCCGACCAACCATCTTGATGCGGAATCAATTGACTGGCTTGAGCAGCATTTGAAGCAGTATAAAGGCACGGTAATTGCAATCACGCATGACAGGTACTTTCTTGATAATGTTGCGGGATGGATATTGGAGCTGGATAGAGGCGAGGGGATTCCATGGGAAGGAAATTACTCAAGCTGGCTTGAGCAGAAAACCAAAAGATTAGAGCAGGAAGAGAAGCAGGAATCAAAACGCCGCAAGACACTTGAGCGTGAGCTTGAGTGGGTAAGGATGTCCCCAAGGGCAAGGCATGCAAAATCAAAAGCAAGGCTGCAGAATTATGATACAATGATGAACGAAGATACCAAGCAGAAAGAAGAGAAGCTTGAGATATTTATTCCGAACGGTCCAAGGCTTGGCAACAAAGTAATTGATGCCGTAAAAATTAAAAAAGCCTTCGGCGATAAGCTTTTGTTTGATGACCTGAACTTTCAGCTGCCGCCGGCGGGAATTGTG encodes:
- a CDS encoding PAAR domain-containing protein; the encoded protein is MYAAVGDIARCQEDSHGCTGCPHTVKGPITTGSPTIKVRNKPAARMGDTGIHKSPNSCCGQNTFTIIEGDPTVLIDGTPAARIMDMTQHCGGVGRILDYGD
- the ettA gene encoding energy-dependent translational throttle protein EttA; its protein translation is MADNKIIFSMVGVSKTFPPQKQVLKNIYLSFFYGAKIGIIGLNGSGKSTLLKIIAGVEDNFDGEVHFTKEYSIGLLEQEPYLDETKTVKEIIQEGAQEIVDILKEYEEVNNKFSEPMDDDEMTKLIERQGELTELIDHLNGWELDAKLERAMDALRTPEGDALIKNLSGGEKRRVALCRLLLKEPDILLLDEPTNHLDAESIDWLEQHLKQYKGTVIAITHDRYFLDNVAGWILELDRGEGIPWEGNYSSWLEQKTKRLEQEEKQESKRRKTLERELEWVRMSPRARHAKSKARLQNYDTMMNEDTKQKEEKLEIFIPNGPRLGNKVIDAVKIKKAFGDKLLFDDLNFQLPPAGIVGIIGPNGAGKTTLFRMILGTEKPDAGEFEVGETVQVGYVDQAHAEIDPNKTVWEAISEGAEFIELGGKQFNSRAYVSRFNFSGTDQSKKVGVLSGGERNRLHLALTLKSQANVLLLDEPTNDIDVNTLRALEEALEDFAGCAVIISHDRWFLDRVATHILAFEGDSEVYYFEGGYTDYEENKKKRLGDIEPKRVRYKKLVE
- a CDS encoding caspase family protein, with protein sequence MKKFILLLVLLPLFVNCSKLNELTSRDSKQKKTGNTVITSDIKPGENTYGVIAGVLEWKDPGFSPFSSRNRKDKELYTLLKSQGMKPKNVKLLIDNESTVDAMKTAVLDALEKAPEGSEFIFYYAGHGVKDDDSKIYFASYDITTGKYKSTGFDVSWLGDAVRDKFKGRLVWLLADCCYSGALLDEAERISSVGKNVIVLTSAASCNISTANWTFTQSIIDCLSGLPLADRNNDGIISISETGTELGDAMKYRERQMCGFKLFGVDETSALSKSTGKIGTGNSDFRVGSYFMAPKGNDLAAVRILNADNNKIECEFYDYSDKSTETFNKSELQPIHFVSFSNGDKIKVSWEGKWYDAEIKRSENDFYYIKYDGYEDFWNEWVAYDRIRTGKEKTVQVESKGSWYPAEVLEEKDGKYFIRYNNYSYVWDEWVGKERIKFWAK
- a CDS encoding DUF4126 domain-containing protein, whose protein sequence is MGICLGLGLAASCGFRVFVPLLISNIASLTGIVNIGGGFEWMGSWPAFAIFLTATIAEIGAYYIPVLDNALDTISVPLAAIAGTLLSVTFITDVPPMVQWTLGIIVGGGSAAVIKSGASMARLKSTAFTAGWANWLIATFEHITSFVMSVLTVLIPVVMGVIALGVLGYFGWRLSKKKNHDSRIKR
- a CDS encoding DUF1361 domain-containing protein, producing the protein MSSFISNLRENNRLSVTVILAMSCLLSVSIEAFRVYYSGYNTYLFLIWNLFLAILPYVISTLFLLYYKKINSLLLTGIILSVWLLLFPNAPYIVTDFFHLDKKAGIPYWYDLGMILSFAWNGLILGFISLYDIQTALARKYNAFKGWAFAIFSLVLGSFGIYLGRYERFNSWDVLTNPVELFVDIANRFIHPMQHPRTMLMTILFSVVLIFGYVTLVMMFKPGRAEK